From Candidatus Nanoarchaeia archaeon, a single genomic window includes:
- a CDS encoding 30S ribosomal protein S27e, producing the protein MEPSSKFIKVRCTKCKNEQIIFGKASTEVLCLVCGKVIATPGGGKTKIKVKVVEVLP; encoded by the coding sequence ATGGAGCCATCAAGCAAGTTCATTAAGGTCAGATGCACAAAATGCAAGAACGAGCAGATTATCTTTGGAAAGGCTTCTACAGAGGTCTTGTGTTTGGTTTGCGGCAAGGTGATAGCAACGCCCGGAGGAGGAAAAACCAAAATCAAGGTCAAGGTGGTTGAAGTCCTGCCATGA
- a CDS encoding nucleolar RNA-binding Nop10p family protein, with amino-acid sequence MKRILWCSNCQKYTMKEVCSCGQKALSKVPPKWSPEDKYAKYRRIVKEPGWKEKGLV; translated from the coding sequence ATGAAGCGGATTCTCTGGTGCAGCAATTGCCAAAAGTACACGATGAAAGAAGTCTGCTCCTGCGGACAAAAAGCGCTTTCTAAAGTCCCTCCAAAGTGGAGCCCTGAGGACAAATATGCAAAATACCGCAGGATTGTGAAAGAGCCTGGATGGAAGGAGAAGGGGCTGGTTTAG
- a CDS encoding S1 RNA-binding domain-containing protein, which produces MIYTKKGYPEEGELLLCTVKKVQHHSIFVEIDEYKKQGMIHISEVAPGRIRNIRDFVVEGKKVVCKVLRISLERGHIDLSLRRVNDNQRKNKVNQLKLEQKAEKIVEFACTNVKENTYDILQKIMPKVHEKYGTLHDFFQSVAEDKDSLDALKLSPKLAKELLSAIKQRIKPIEVEIKGKMKLVSFASDGISQIKEVFRKVFDGKQGIQVIYTGAGTYQVSVKSNDYKSAEAILTKAVDEATKYMEKHVGIAEFKRAEA; this is translated from the coding sequence ATGATTTACACCAAGAAAGGGTATCCTGAAGAGGGAGAGCTTCTTCTCTGTACAGTAAAGAAAGTCCAGCACCACAGCATATTTGTTGAGATTGATGAATACAAGAAGCAGGGAATGATCCACATCTCAGAAGTTGCTCCGGGAAGGATTAGAAATATCCGCGATTTCGTTGTTGAGGGCAAGAAGGTTGTCTGCAAAGTCCTCAGGATCAGCCTGGAGCGCGGCCATATTGACCTCTCGCTCAGAAGGGTAAATGACAACCAGAGGAAGAACAAGGTCAATCAGCTGAAGCTGGAGCAGAAAGCAGAGAAGATTGTAGAATTCGCATGCACCAATGTAAAGGAGAATACCTATGACATATTGCAGAAGATTATGCCGAAAGTGCATGAGAAATACGGCACACTGCATGATTTCTTCCAGAGCGTGGCTGAAGACAAGGACTCGCTGGACGCTCTCAAGCTCAGCCCAAAGCTCGCAAAGGAGCTGCTTTCTGCAATCAAGCAGAGAATCAAGCCGATTGAAGTGGAGATAAAGGGAAAGATGAAGCTCGTGAGCTTTGCGAGTGACGGCATCAGCCAGATAAAAGAGGTCTTCAGGAAGGTGTTTGATGGAAAACAGGGGATACAGGTCATCTATACCGGCGCAGGAACCTATCAGGTGAGCGTGAAGTCAAACGATTACAAGTCTGCAGAGGCAATTCTGACAAAGGCAGTTGACGAAGCCACGAAATACATGGAGAAGCACGTAGGCATTGCAGAATTCAAGCGAGCAGAAGCATGA